TATTTCTCTAGTTTAGATAGATATGATACATCTATGATGATGTATGAACGTTTGAATGACTATTACATTTTTTATAAATCAGCTGTTTACTTGAAGCAATTGTGGTTTTGTAAACCTAAAATCATTTTTACACATCATCTATTATCTGCTGCAAAAGGAGGAAGTAGTGAATTGAATGAAATTTTAAATACGACTAATTTTTTACCTAAGATGAGGTATTTAGAATCTAATTTGCAGTATGAGTATATAACTGCTGAATATGCAAAGGAAATAAATGAATACACTATGTTGCATTATTTGGAAGGCGAAAATATTCCTAAGTTTGTTGCTAATGAAAGACCTGTTTTTAAAGATATGTTAGAAGGAATATCAAACGGAAAATATCTATGCTGGGTAGTACGAAGTTAATATTTATTCTTCTGCCATTGTCGCTGTCCTTACCAACGATATTAAAGCAAATAAACGTATCTTATATGGTATTAAGCCTGCTTTATAACTTAGAAAATGAATTAATATATACCCTTTAATTGAAAAAAAGATTCTAAGTTGGTTTAGATGAACAAACTTCCATTCCAAGGATTTTCTACACCTCTCATGACTGTAAGGTTCAATATATAATAAAGAAAAAGACATAAATTGATTAGAGCAATTATATTCAATCTTTTTTTGTAGATTAATAGGTAAAATGTATTCATTATCAAACTGACTGCTACTAATCCGATATAAAATAAATCTCCTAAACCATATCCAAAAGTCATTTTGCCAATCATTACCAAAATTACAATGACAATATAGCTACTATTGAAAAATAGTAGTGCATAAAAAGGTATTTTACTTTTCATTTATCTATAATTAAATTACTTATTTCCTCCAATATTACTTCGAACAATCAATAAGAACAAAAGTACAGCTAAATAAATAGCTAGTCCATATCCCAAAAGACTCAGATAAGGAATTCCTCCATCTGTTTTGAGGTAATCTGGAAAGTTTGCATTTAGAGCAATTGTAGCCGAAAGAACTAAAGCACAAATGAGCATGGTAAAGGTAAAACGATTAGAAATCGATTCAGCTTTTCTAAGAATAGGCTCATCAGCTTGGATTTTTATATCAAAATTAAATTCTCCTTTTCGGAGTTTTTTGAGAATATAGCGAAGCTCAGAAGGAAAATTGTATAAAAGCCCTCCAAATTCGGTTAATGTATAAGAAAGCTCTGAATTGACATTAGAAACTGAATATTCTTCTGCCAAAATTTTTACACCATAAGGGCGAATATATTCCAAACTCTGAAACTCTGGATGTAGCGTATTTCCAATTCCTTCTAAAATAACCAAAGCACGTAAAATCAAAAATACAACCCCTGGCATTTCTAATTTATAATTATAAATAATTTTTTGTAATCTTTCTGTCAAATCTGCCATTCCCATGTCGCCAGCAGCATCTAAGACAACAAACTCTTCTATCAATTCGTGTAAATCATATTCAAAACTTCGCATGTCTTCTATCTCACTATCAATGGCAAGTTTTCGAAGGTTGGAAGCCATTCCCCGAGCATCTTGTTTGGCTAGATTAATAAATACACCTGCAAAAGCAAATTTTTGATGTGTCATGAGTTTTCCTACCATCCCAAAATCTAATAAAACTATCTGACCATTGGGTTTTATCAATATATTACCAGGGTGTGGATCTGCATGAAAAAGTCCGTATTCAAAGATTTGTGTTAGATAAATATCCATTCCTCTCTCAGCAATACGTTTTGGGTCAAGTCCCCACGCTTCAAGTTGTGCTACATCTGTAATTTTGCAACCACTTACATATTCAATTACTAATACTTTTGAGGTAGAAATATCTAAATAAGGCTTTGGAATATGAAACTCGTCTCTTTTTTCTTTATACATTTTTCTGAACTGTTCCATGTGCCTTGCTTCAGTCATGTAATCTAGTTCTTTTTGCATGGTTTTCTCAAAAGCAGTTACTATTTCTAATGGATTTAAGATACCAGCCGAAACAAAAAAACTTTCTGTAAGTCGTACAAACTCTAACAAAAGAGCAAGATCAGTTTTTACTTTTGCACGAACATTCGGACGCTGAACTTTTATTACAACATCTTCTCCTGTATGTAATCTAGCACGATGAACCTGTCCGATGGAAGCTGCACCAATAGGCACTTCATCAAAAAATTGGAACAGTTCATCAGTCGTTTGTCCTGTTTCTATGAAAATAATTTCTTTAGCAATTGTAGTGTCAAAAGATTGAACACTATTTTGTAATTTCTTAAACTCAACAATTAAATCTTCAGGAATAAAATCTGGACGATTACTCAATACTTGTGCTAATTTTACAAAAGTAGGACCTAGTTCTTCAATAACCATTCGAAGGCGTTCCGAACGAGTAGAAAAAACCATCAAGGCTTCACTTTCACCATCTTCATTGTTTGTCCAAGTAAGTGTAGTTTTTGGTGGAATCAGTTTTTGAAGAGGTGTATTCATTACAATATCCTCAAAACCGTATTTCAATAAAACTTGAATTAATTGTCTAAGACGGTTTATATTTTTGACGGTATTCTGAAAAAACATATAGTTTATACATTTTTTGCACCTATAAATACTGTGTAGTATAAATTGTTTTGTATGTAAAACAGGGTTAAAACCCTGTTCAATTTATAATTCTGCCATTGTCGGAGTCTCCACTGACAATAGTAAAATACAAACAAAATTATGTTACGCTGTAATAAAAGGTACAGTACATTTTGGCATCCTAAAGGATACGTTACATAAAATTACACATTCTGAATCAAAAAAGCCAAATTCTTATTTCTTTGACTTTCTGTATAAATGAATATAAGAAAAAAGAATAAAAATTTGGCTTTATATATTTTA
This is a stretch of genomic DNA from Bernardetia sp. MNP-M8. It encodes these proteins:
- a CDS encoding AarF/UbiB family protein, translating into MFFQNTVKNINRLRQLIQVLLKYGFEDIVMNTPLQKLIPPKTTLTWTNNEDGESEALMVFSTRSERLRMVIEELGPTFVKLAQVLSNRPDFIPEDLIVEFKKLQNSVQSFDTTIAKEIIFIETGQTTDELFQFFDEVPIGAASIGQVHRARLHTGEDVVIKVQRPNVRAKVKTDLALLLEFVRLTESFFVSAGILNPLEIVTAFEKTMQKELDYMTEARHMEQFRKMYKEKRDEFHIPKPYLDISTSKVLVIEYVSGCKITDVAQLEAWGLDPKRIAERGMDIYLTQIFEYGLFHADPHPGNILIKPNGQIVLLDFGMVGKLMTHQKFAFAGVFINLAKQDARGMASNLRKLAIDSEIEDMRSFEYDLHELIEEFVVLDAAGDMGMADLTERLQKIIYNYKLEMPGVVFLILRALVILEGIGNTLHPEFQSLEYIRPYGVKILAEEYSVSNVNSELSYTLTEFGGLLYNFPSELRYILKKLRKGEFNFDIKIQADEPILRKAESISNRFTFTMLICALVLSATIALNANFPDYLKTDGGIPYLSLLGYGLAIYLAVLLFLLIVRSNIGGNK